CCACGTCCAGTTCTTCACCTCGGGCAGGTCGTCCCCGAACTCGCGCACATACGCACAGTGCATCAACAGCTGGTCCGACAACGCCTGCCTCACGTGCGCCCCAGCCGCCTGCAACCGGGGCACGCGTTCGATCACGTCTATCGCGAGGTGGTACCGGTCCAGGTCGTTCAGGACCATCATGTCAAACGGGGTGGTACCTTCCTCTTTGTATCCGCGCACGTGCAAATTTCGGTGGTTCGTCCGGTGATAGGTCAGCCGGTGAATCAGCCAGGAATACTCGTGGTGAGCAAAGACGATGGATTTTTCCGTCGTGAACAGCGCGTCGAACGCGGCGTCGCTCAGGCCGTACGGGTGCTCGCTGCTCGGTTGAAGCGTCATCAAGTCCACCACGTTCACCACCCGCATTCGCAAGTCTGGAAATGCGTCTTGCAGCAAGGCCACCGCCGCGAGCGTCTCCACTGTTGGCACGTCCCCCGCGCAGGCCATCACCACATCCGGCTCCACTCCCGCATCCGTGCTGGCCCAGGTCCAGATCCCCACGCTGGCCGTGCAGTGCTTCACGGCTGCGTTCATGTCGAGCCATTGCGGCGCGGGCTGCTTGCCCGCCACGATCACGTACTGCCTGCTGCGCAGACAGTGGTCCGTGACGCTCAGCAGCGTGTTCGCGTCGGGGGGAAGGTACACGATGTCGCCCTTCAGCTCGGCGTCCCTGGTTTCCCTCGTACTGATGGGCCTTCCTCGCTAGGTGAAGTACCCGCTCTTGGTAACGCCGAGCGTCCGGCACATCACGTCGAGACGAAACTCGTCTCGGTGCGCTTCGATAAACTCGAACGCGCTCATTTGTCCTTGGCGAAGAAGGCCACCGCTTCTTTCAGCACATCACGCTCCTCGCGTGCGATGTCCAGTTTGCGTTGCAGCCGCTTAATTTCTGCCTGCTCGGCAGTCAGGACCTGCTTCCCATGACCAGGAAAGGCGGCTTGACCCTGCCCCTCAAATTCCCGAATTCAGCGATGCAAAGCTGAGTTGCTGATTCCCAGGTTCTGGGCCACCCGGAGGACGCTGCGGTCCGGCTCCTTGGCCAGCCGGACGGCTTCATGCTTGAACTCTTTGCTGTACCTCTTCCACTCTCCCATGTCCCACCTCGTTCTGATTCTCGAGGCGTTTCCTCAGGTACACAAAATCGGCTCTTCCGTGATCTCGGTGCAGCTCCTGACGCGGTGTGCCAGACCTGGGAGAAAGCGTCCTGGAGCGATTCTTTCCGACCTGGACGTACGCCCCGTGAGCCGTTCGCCTGTGGGGGCGGTGTGGAGCAACAGCCATCTGGAGGGCATGGCCAACACGGTGAAAGGTGTGAAGTGCCAGCTGGAGGGTGGGAATCACTCGAGGTGCTGCGCTGGCACGTCCTGCTCGCCGCTGGACCAGCTGCATCGAGATCGCGGAAGAGCCACAAAATCGAGGTACTCCCAGTGTCTCCTGCAGAGGGGAACGGCGAGGATTCGATGGGGGGCTCAAGCCGCTGGATCTCTGGTGGCGTTGCCTTCCGCCGGTGTTCCTGTGCAGTTGCGGAAGTCAACTGGTTCGCGTAGCGCCTTGTTGTGCTTCGAACAGGAACCACGTGCGCTTCTCGGCCTCGTCGATGAATACCTCCAGCAGCCCAGCCGTGGCATAGTCCCGGTTTTCATCGCAAACCTCGTGCGCTTCACGCAGCCGGGCGGCGAACTGGCCATTGTCGTACATCAGGTGGTTCAGCATTTCCAGTGGGATGCTGAACAGGTTGTCCGTGTCGTCCTGCACGCGCTGCAGCATGCCCACATGCCGGATGGAGCGCAGGGTGGTTCCACCGATCTTTCGCACACGCTCCGCGAGCGGATCGATCATGGCCAGCAACTGCTCGGCCTGCTCGTCGAACAGCAGGTGCAAGTCGCGAAAGTGAACGCCGGACAGGTGCCAGTGATAGTTCTTGCATTTCAGGTACAGCGCGAACGCGTCGGCAATAAGGACGTTAATTGTGGCCGTGACTACGCGCGCCTGCTCGTCCGTCAGGTCCGAGGGGGTGGCGAGCCGCTTCGGGGCGGGATAGTCGGGGATGACGTTGGTGGTCATGGCTTCCTCCTGAATCGGGGGGCAGAAGGTTCGGCTGCGCGGGCTTTGCGACGCGCTCACCCGTCCGCGGCTCCCAAGCTGCGCGCACGATGAGGTGACCCACGTCGCTGACAGCAACGCGATGCTTCAGACTCGACCAGCCCAGGCGTTCGAGGAAGCTGCTCAACCATCCCGAGTTCCCGTCGAGGGCGAGGGTCTGCCGAATCTCCTGGGACCAGGCTTCCAGCAGGCGAATGGCGGTCAGGTCTTGACGACACCCCACCGAGCCCAACATGGAGAGGAAACCCACCTCCCCGAGCACCTCACTGAGTGTGTGGACGTCCAGCTGGTCGAGGAGATCGGACAGGGCGGTGCGTCCGGGGGATCCCCGCTGTGAGGGGAACCCGAGTCCGGGCAGCAGGTCCCGGTGTTCCTCGCCGAAGCGGATGATATCCCGCAAGGAGCGGTTCCCACAGAGCAGGGCCAGCAGCACCAGTTCCAGCAGGGCAGAGAGTGGGTACCGCCGACCACGCCGTCCCCTGGGATCGGGTATACGTTCAAGGGCACTTCGCAGGTTCCCCGATTTCAGCGGAAGGGCTGTCTCGGCTTGCTTCAGAGTCCGGGCGAGGACAAGGGTCTCCTCCAGGGGTGCAACACCCAGTTCGTCGAGGAGCGCTTCGCGGCAGCGCAGCAAATAGGCATGCGCCGCTTCAGGCTGGCCCTGACGGTAGTGAATGCGCATGGCGGTGCAGTAGGCGCTCTCGTTGAGCCGGTCCTCACGGAGCAGTGCCCGGACGAGATACAGGGCCTCGTCATAGCGACCCGCACCTTCGAGTTCCAGGGCGCGGTGATGGAGGGCCTCAAAATAAAGCGTCTCCAGCCGGGTGCGTTCGACCTCCAACCAGTCGGTGAAGGCGGGGGCGCTTGAAAGTTCCAGCCCCCACAAGAACGCCCTGCGGCTCTCAGCTGGCGGCTGCGCGGACCGCCACAGGTCGAGGGCCTCGCGCCAGCGCCCTTGTTGAACGGCCAGTCCAAAGGTGGCTGCGTCGGAGCAGGCGACCACCCCGACCTCATGCCCGGCGCGGAGCCAAGTGCCCGCTCCTGGAAGGCGGCGCAACTGGTGCAGGGCTTGGCGGAGGCTGTTGTTGCTGCGCGGTCGCCAGAAAATCTCTTCCAGTTCGCTCCGGTCCACTACCTCCCCTCGCGCGACCAGGTAGTAGAGCAATGCCTGAAGCTTGGGCGGGAGCAGTTCCAGCGGGAGGCGGTGCCAGTGAAGCGAGGGACGTCCCAGCAGCTTGACCTCCAGGCTGGGCAGCCCCGTGTTCTGCTGTGGTGCAGGCGCCTCTGGCCGTGTGGATCGGCGGTGCGCCGGGTTGAAGCCCTCAAACGTGTCTGTATGGCGGTATCGTTGAGAGGGCTGGGCCCGGGGTATTACGGAAACGGCATGCTCAAGGCTCATGGGATATTCCCTCCTTCAACAGAGGCAGCACGCCAGACCAGGAAGCTTGAGGTCATAGAGGCCGGGCGGCGCGTGAAATCCAGCCAGCCGAGGTAGGTGTGACCCGGCGTTCAGGCACCAGCTTTGGCCGTGGTCCCGCACACCGCCGACTGCCTGACCATCTGTCCGGTTACTCCGGGCAGCAACGGTGGGATGGCCGCCGAGCGCCTGTGACGCCACGCTTCCAGTTCACGGCACGCCAGCATGAACGCGGACGCGCAGGGGATGACAACCACCGCAACGCCAGGCAGGTACGGTGCCACCAGCTTCTGCTCACCATCGCCAGGTTCAATCCGGTCAAGGCTCGAGGTCAACTTGGCGTGATTCGTGGAGAACCGGGCCGACCATCCGTCTCGCAGGGACGCGCCGATCACACCGCGGAGTGTGTCCTCCTGCTGAACTGGAACCAGGTTTCCAGGCCATCAATGGCGGTCGTGATAGTGGGTACGCCGTGGACCGCATCCCACTGGACCTTCCGGTCCATGCACCACCTCCTTTCCCAGTCGAATTCACGGCGGGTCGCCGCAGGCGGGACAACGAGGCATCCTTCAAGGCCGGAAAAGCGTGATCGTTCGGATGCGCCACAACTCCTGGCAACGATGAGGCGCCCTTGCCAGATCAGTACGGTTGGCACTGGTGAGCGGCGGAACGTCCGTGACCTGCGTGCAGTTTCCGGTCTCAACCGCACAGTAGCTGCTCCACGCGCGCGTCGTCCAATTCTGCTCGTGTTGCGAAATAGACACGTTTCGCATGAGGGCTGGCTCCCACATGGCGTCCGATGGGTGCCGGGGTGATGCAGCACGAGCCCAAGAGTGACGCTTCCGCCGCGCAAGCCGAACATCACCAGGGCATGGCGACGCCGACCGCATACCCCACGCTCGTTCGTCGGCCGCAGCGGTGGGTAGCATGAGACCATGCTCGACCTGCAACACGCCCTTGGTCTTGCCGCGCCCGTCATCTAGGCTCTCATGGCGGGCGTACAGGACCACCGGCTCGCCGCGGCGGTCAGCAACGCTGGTGCACTCGGGTCCCTTCCTGCCGCCCTGCTGGACACGGGTGGGCTGGAACGTGAACTCCGTGCGTTTTACACCCTGAGTGGTGGCCCCCTGAACGTCAACTTCTTCTGCCACGTGTTGCCGAGCCCGACGCAGCACGTGAGGCGGCGTGGCGAGCCACGCCCGCGCCCTACTACCGGGAGTTCGGCCTCACCGCCGAGCCACCAGCCGGGCCCCTTCGGCGACCGTTCGGGCCGGACATGGCGGACGTGCTCGAAACCACGCGGCCGCAGGTCGTGAGCTTCCACTTTGGCCTCCCGTCACCCCACCTGCTGGCCCGCGTGAAAAGCTGGGGCAGTCTGGTGTTCTCCTCAGCAACCACGGTCGAGGAGGCGCTCTGGCTGGAAGCGCGAGGAGTGGACGCCGTGATCGCGCAGGGGTTCGAGGCAGGGGGGCGCCGCGGGATGTTCCTCGACCGTAACGTCAACACTCAAATTGGCACGTTCGCGCTGCTGCCGCAGGTCGTGCGCGCTGTCCAGGCTCCCGTGATCGCTGCGGGCGGCATCGTCGACGAGCAGGGTGCCGCGGCCGCCAAGGCGTTCGGCGCCTCAACTGTTCAGCTGGGCAGGGCCTTCCTCTGCGCGGACGAGGCCACCACGAGTGAGGTGTACCGAACAGCCCTGACGTCGCTGACTTCACGACTCACGGCGCTGACCAACGTGTTCTCAGGTCGTCTGGCGCGCGGCAGCGTCTACCGTGCGGTGCACGAGTTGGGTTCCATCAGCGAGGTCGCACCGGACTTTCCACTGGCCTCAGCCGCCCTGTCGCCCCTACGTGCGGCGGCTGAGGCGCGGGGGCGTGACGACTTCACGCCGCTGTGGTGTGAGCAGAACGCGCAGGGCCTGCGCAGCTCTCTCGCCAGCGAGGTGGGGCGGGAGTTCATCGGGGCCTGGTGGACCGGCTGACAGCGCACCGGACTCCTTGTGCCCGTTTTGAGGCCACGACGAGCGTCATTCAGGCCATCCCGAGGACCGCTCTCGTCCCACGCTGGGGACGTCATGTGGCCCAAGGCTCGCTTGCCCGCTCCAGTTTGATTCGTGCGCTATCTGGGCAGGTCTGTCATGATGAGCTCCCTCGCGCCATCGCTGTCGAATAAAAGGAGGAAGGGATGACGACGCACTTTCACCAACAGCCTCCTTTGCAAATAAGGCTGCAATGCACCGTGGTGGCCCCGGCATGCGCAGCGCTGACCATGGAGAGCCCTCAACTGGCATCCTTCCACCGTGAAGTTGCCCGGGCCCTTCGCTCTCGTGCGTTTGACGCGGAACGGTCAGCGGCAGTGAGGTCGATCGCGCGGCGACATCCGTGACGTGACACTGGTGGGACCTGCTGCCATCCAACAGGGAGGAACAAGCATGTTCGAGCAGGAGCAACTGCTGGCCACCAAGTACCACCTGCCCCGCACTGCACAGCGTCAGGTGCCCCGGGCGCGGCTCACCGCTCGACTTGAAGGCGGCCTTGACCGCCAGCTCACCGTGGTGCGGGCACCAGCCGGGTACGGCAAGACCACCCTGGTGGCCTCGTGGGCTGCTGCTCGGGCCCACCACGAGCCACGCGTCAAGGTGGTTTGGGTCTCCCTGGAGGCTTCCGACAACCAGGTGCTGCGCTTCTGGCGCTACGTCCTCTCAGCATTGGAGCAGGTAATCCAGGAGCGTGTGGCGCCAGCACAGCGCGCGCTGGAAGCGCAGGCCCCTATCAACTACATCATCGCGTCGTTGGTCAATGAGCTCGAAGCGGTTGACGAGCCGTTCGTGCTGATTCTCGACGACTACCATCAGATGGACGACCCGGTGGTGAACCGGTCCATGTCCTTCCTGCTCGACCACCAGCCACGCAACCTCCACCTGGTCCTGCTGACACGCAGCGCCCCGGCCTTTTCCACCGCGCGTCTTTTGGCGAACCGGCAGTTGAACGAGATCGGCGTGAACGATTTGCGCTGTACAGAGGACGAAGCGGCCGAGTTTCTGCGCGTGGTGATGCGGTCTGAACTACCGGCGCACTTCGTAGCTGAATTGAACCGGCGAACGGAAGGATGGCTGGTCGGCTTGCAGTTGTTCGCGCTTTCGATGCAGGGGCGCCCGGAGACAGCCCATTTGCTGAACGAACTGCGAGGATCTCACCGATACGTCGTGGACTACCTCACGGATGAGGTTCTACGGCTGCAACCCCCGGACGTCAAGACGTTCTTGCTGGGCACTTCCATCCTCGAGCGTATGACTGCAGAGCTCTGTGACGCCGTGCTGCAGCGCGAGGACAGCGAGCAACTGCTGGACACCGTGGAACGCGAGAACCTGTTCCTGTTCGCCCTGGACGAGCGCCACGAGTGGTTCCGTTACCATCACCTGTTCGTGGAGGCGTTGCGCACGCGCTTGCGACGCGACGACCCCGCGCAGTACCGCGAACTGCATCTTCGCGCCAGCGAGTGGTACCGGACGCATGGGGATGGAATTTCC
This sequence is a window from Deinococcus apachensis DSM 19763. Protein-coding genes within it:
- a CDS encoding Dps family protein, which encodes MTTNVIPDYPAPKRLATPSDLTDEQARVVTATINVLIADAFALYLKCKNYHWHLSGVHFRDLHLLFDEQAEQLLAMIDPLAERVRKIGGTTLRSIRHVGMLQRVQDDTDNLFSIPLEMLNHLMYDNGQFAARLREAHEVCDENRDYATAGLLEVFIDEAEKRTWFLFEAQQGATRTS
- a CDS encoding AfsR/SARP family transcriptional regulator; translated protein: MSLEHAVSVIPRAQPSQRYRHTDTFEGFNPAHRRSTRPEAPAPQQNTGLPSLEVKLLGRPSLHWHRLPLELLPPKLQALLYYLVARGEVVDRSELEEIFWRPRSNNSLRQALHQLRRLPGAGTWLRAGHEVGVVACSDAATFGLAVQQGRWREALDLWRSAQPPAESRRAFLWGLELSSAPAFTDWLEVERTRLETLYFEALHHRALELEGAGRYDEALYLVRALLREDRLNESAYCTAMRIHYRQGQPEAAHAYLLRCREALLDELGVAPLEETLVLARTLKQAETALPLKSGNLRSALERIPDPRGRRGRRYPLSALLELVLLALLCGNRSLRDIIRFGEEHRDLLPGLGFPSQRGSPGRTALSDLLDQLDVHTLSEVLGEVGFLSMLGSVGCRQDLTAIRLLEAWSQEIRQTLALDGNSGWLSSFLERLGWSSLKHRVAVSDVGHLIVRAAWEPRTGERVAKPAQPNLLPPDSGGSHDHQRHPRLSRPEAARHPLGPDGRAGARSHGHN
- a CDS encoding nitronate monooxygenase → MAGVQDHRLAAAVSNAGALGSLPAALLDTGGLERELRAFYTLSGGPLNVNFFCHVLPSPTQHVRRRGEPRPRPTTGSSASPPSHQPGPFGDRSGRTWRTCSKPRGRRS
- a CDS encoding NAD(P)H-dependent flavin oxidoreductase, translating into MADVLETTRPQVVSFHFGLPSPHLLARVKSWGSLVFSSATTVEEALWLEARGVDAVIAQGFEAGGRRGMFLDRNVNTQIGTFALLPQVVRAVQAPVIAAGGIVDEQGAAAAKAFGASTVQLGRAFLCADEATTSEVYRTALTSLTSRLTALTNVFSGRLARGSVYRAVHELGSISEVAPDFPLASAALSPLRAAAEARGRDDFTPLWCEQNAQGLRSSLASEVGREFIGAWWTG